A single window of Brevundimonas vitisensis DNA harbors:
- a CDS encoding phage tail assembly protein: MTIQGLKKTFPLKHPFDFGGEQITEVALRRPKGREVREMQNAGAGKNGDVGFAMMAALAEREEALFDEMDGEDVMVVQVWLNGILGN, encoded by the coding sequence ATGACCATTCAAGGCCTGAAGAAGACCTTCCCCCTGAAGCATCCCTTCGACTTCGGCGGCGAGCAGATCACCGAGGTGGCCCTGCGCCGACCCAAGGGGCGCGAGGTCCGCGAGATGCAAAACGCCGGGGCGGGCAAGAACGGCGACGTCGGCTTCGCCATGATGGCCGCCCTGGCCGAGCGGGAAGAGGCCCTGTTCGACGAGATGGACGGCGAGGACGTCATGGTCGTGCAGGTCTGGCTGAACGGCATCCTGGGAAACTGA
- a CDS encoding phage major tail tube protein: protein MTRRLPHTIKAFTAFVDGRGMIGRTTSGKLPVIKMKTEGHRDGGMDGETDLELGIEKMAAELGFAELDRHVLGAVGSRNLPITLRGSMEGEGGAKVSVVAEMRGLVTEVDPGEWAGEAKKSEVKLMLTPDYYRLKIGPDVVYEIDLIGGVRRINGVDQLAQRRANLGL from the coding sequence ATGACGCGACGACTCCCTCATACCATCAAGGCCTTCACCGCCTTCGTCGACGGGCGGGGCATGATCGGCCGGACCACCAGCGGCAAGCTGCCGGTGATCAAGATGAAGACCGAAGGCCACCGCGACGGCGGAATGGACGGCGAGACCGATCTGGAGCTGGGCATCGAGAAGATGGCTGCCGAGCTGGGCTTCGCCGAACTGGACCGCCACGTCCTGGGCGCGGTCGGAAGCCGCAACCTGCCCATCACCCTGCGCGGCAGCATGGAAGGCGAAGGCGGGGCCAAGGTCTCTGTCGTCGCCGAGATGCGCGGCCTGGTGACCGAGGTCGATCCAGGCGAGTGGGCCGGTGAGGCCAAGAAGTCCGAGGTCAAGCTGATGCTGACCCCCGACTACTACCGGCTGAAGATCGGGCCGGACGTCGTTTACGAAATCGACCTGATCGGCGGTGTCCGCCGCATCAACGGGGTCGATCAGCTGGCGCAGCGCCGCGCCAATCTCGGCCTGTAA
- a CDS encoding phage tail sheath subtilisin-like domain-containing protein — protein MTDAYLHGVEVVELNDGIRTIAAKATSIIGVVGTAPYADAARFPLDTPVLVTSAAQAAFLKATLPENALINAEGTLPQAYAAIADQARTPIVFIRVAADPDAADQQALMVGAEDERTGVYGLLAAKAMTGAKPKILIAPGFTHQQTGGAANPVAIALKTVAARLRAIVVTDGPSDTDAAAIDKAELEAGDRVYPVEPTVGVLDRTGVIAQRPASAHVAGVIALSDQERGFWWSPSNRPVNGVVSIGRPIEFSLSDPTASSNILNEAGVAVIVNEGGFKLWGNRTPATDGDVHFLAQRRTLDAVFDALEASFLWAMDRPFSAQLLVDIAGSTELYQRELKAQGAMLGGRVWLDEELNTEATFRAGRFYVNVDGEAPAPLDRLTFRFARETGYYAELVSAANQQLA, from the coding sequence ATGACCGATGCATATCTGCACGGCGTCGAAGTCGTCGAACTGAACGACGGCATCCGGACCATCGCCGCCAAGGCCACCTCCATCATCGGCGTGGTCGGCACCGCCCCCTATGCCGACGCCGCCAGGTTTCCGCTGGATACGCCGGTCCTGGTGACCTCGGCCGCCCAGGCCGCCTTCCTCAAGGCGACCCTGCCGGAGAATGCCCTGATCAACGCCGAGGGCACCCTGCCGCAGGCCTATGCCGCCATCGCCGACCAGGCGCGCACGCCGATCGTCTTCATCCGCGTGGCGGCTGACCCCGACGCCGCTGACCAGCAGGCCCTGATGGTCGGCGCAGAGGACGAGCGCACCGGCGTCTATGGCCTGCTGGCCGCCAAGGCGATGACCGGGGCCAAGCCCAAGATTCTGATCGCGCCGGGCTTCACCCATCAGCAGACCGGTGGGGCGGCCAACCCGGTGGCCATCGCCCTGAAGACCGTTGCGGCCCGCCTGCGCGCCATCGTGGTGACGGACGGCCCGTCCGACACGGACGCCGCCGCAATCGACAAGGCCGAGCTGGAAGCGGGCGACCGTGTCTATCCGGTCGAGCCCACCGTGGGCGTGCTGGACCGCACCGGCGTGATCGCGCAGCGCCCGGCCTCGGCCCATGTCGCCGGGGTCATCGCCCTGTCGGATCAGGAGCGCGGCTTCTGGTGGTCGCCGTCCAACCGCCCGGTCAACGGCGTGGTCTCGATCGGCCGGCCAATCGAGTTCAGCCTGTCGGACCCGACCGCCTCGTCCAACATCCTGAACGAGGCGGGGGTGGCCGTGATCGTCAACGAGGGCGGGTTCAAGCTGTGGGGCAACCGGACCCCGGCGACCGATGGCGACGTCCATTTCCTGGCGCAGCGCCGCACCCTGGACGCCGTCTTCGACGCGCTGGAAGCCAGCTTCCTTTGGGCAATGGACCGTCCGTTCAGCGCCCAGCTGCTGGTCGATATCGCCGGATCGACCGAGCTTTATCAGCGCGAGCTGAAGGCCCAGGGCGCGATGCTCGGGGGCCGGGTCTGGCTCGACGAGGAACTCAACACCGAGGCGACGTTCAGGGCGGGTCGCTTCTACGTCAACGTGGACGGCGAGGCCCCCGCGCCGCTGGACCGGCTGACGTTCCGCTTCGCCCGCGAGACCGGCTACTACGCCGAGCTGGTCTCCGCCGCCAATCAGCAGCTCGCTTAA
- a CDS encoding phage tail protein: MTALSLTVTQAGLAALVNAQATGASAAVIAQIGISATAFNVTTAVTAIPDEFKRVGAVSGQVVDAQTIHVAAVDASQDTYVVRSIGVYLNTGVLLAAYSQAEPLLEKTARSWAVFDAVIRLLSALAGNVAFSGGGWTNPPASEAIMGVIKLATGAEALAGVDATRAITPVTLALVAALKADRVRMITGGGLVAGGGDLSADRVLTVTEASDAEALAGVDGTKAITARRLATVKALKADKARTVTGGGLVTGGGDLSADRVLTVTEASDAEALAGVDATTVITPRRLAVAIAALIAGAPGALNTLDELAAALGDDANFAATVTNSLALKADKARTVTGGGLVTGGGDLSADRVLTVSEASEPQALAGEAADVVMTPRRVKALIDQTMAAARALIEDERRGDMVFRATQAVPAGAYECDGRALSRVGADAALFAVIGTAYGDGDGATTFNIPDMRGQFPRGWDHGRGLDPGRVFGSAQADEVKSHNHTIPSQNNGDAGNGYVEDANATGDVRATWTGFTGGDETRPTNLSGLWIIWR, encoded by the coding sequence GTGACCGCTCTGTCCTTAACCGTCACCCAGGCCGGGCTTGCTGCCCTGGTGAATGCCCAGGCGACCGGGGCCAGCGCCGCCGTGATCGCCCAGATCGGCATCAGCGCAACCGCCTTCAACGTGACCACGGCTGTGACGGCCATCCCGGACGAGTTCAAGCGGGTCGGCGCGGTGTCCGGCCAGGTGGTGGATGCCCAGACTATCCACGTCGCGGCGGTCGATGCCTCCCAGGACACCTATGTCGTCCGCTCGATAGGCGTCTATCTGAACACTGGCGTGCTGCTGGCCGCCTACAGCCAAGCCGAACCGCTGCTAGAAAAAACCGCCCGGTCCTGGGCCGTCTTCGACGCCGTCATTCGCTTGTTGTCGGCGCTCGCGGGCAATGTTGCCTTCAGTGGCGGAGGCTGGACCAATCCGCCCGCCTCCGAAGCCATCATGGGGGTGATCAAGCTGGCTACGGGAGCCGAGGCCCTGGCCGGGGTCGATGCCACGCGGGCGATCACCCCGGTCACCCTGGCGTTGGTCGCCGCGCTCAAGGCCGACCGGGTGCGGATGATCACCGGCGGCGGCCTGGTCGCGGGCGGCGGCGACCTGTCGGCCGACCGCGTCCTGACCGTCACCGAGGCCAGCGATGCCGAGGCTCTGGCCGGGGTCGATGGCACCAAGGCGATCACCGCCCGGCGTCTGGCGACCGTCAAGGCCCTGAAGGCCGACAAGGCACGCACCGTCACCGGTGGGGGCCTGGTCACCGGCGGCGGCGATCTGTCAGCCGACCGGGTCTTGACCGTGACCGAGGCCAGCGATGCCGAGGCCCTGGCCGGTGTCGATGCGACCACGGTCATCACCCCGCGTCGTCTGGCTGTGGCCATCGCCGCCCTGATCGCGGGCGCACCCGGCGCACTCAATACTCTGGACGAACTGGCCGCCGCCCTGGGCGACGATGCCAACTTCGCCGCGACCGTGACCAACAGCCTGGCGCTGAAGGCAGACAAGGCGAGGACTGTCACCGGCGGCGGGCTGGTCACCGGGGGCGGCGATCTGTCAGCCGACCGGGTGCTGACCGTCTCTGAGGCCAGCGAACCGCAGGCCCTCGCCGGTGAGGCAGCCGACGTCGTCATGACGCCGCGCCGGGTCAAGGCCCTCATTGACCAGACGATGGCAGCCGCTCGCGCCCTGATCGAGGACGAGCGCCGGGGCGACATGGTGTTTCGCGCCACCCAGGCGGTGCCTGCCGGGGCCTACGAGTGCGACGGCCGGGCGCTGAGCCGGGTCGGAGCGGACGCGGCCTTGTTCGCGGTAATCGGCACGGCCTACGGCGACGGCGACGGGGCGACCACCTTCAACATCCCCGACATGCGCGGGCAGTTTCCGCGCGGCTGGGACCACGGTCGAGGCCTTGATCCTGGCCGGGTCTTTGGCTCGGCCCAGGCCGATGAGGTGAAGTCGCACAACCACACCATCCCGTCCCAAAACAACGGTGATGCCGGAAACGGCTACGTCGAGGACGCCAACGCCACGGGCGACGTCCGTGCGACCTGGACCGGCTTTACCGGCGGGGACGAGACTCGCCCGACCAACCTCAGCGGCCTCTGGATCATCTGGCGATGA
- a CDS encoding phage tail protein I produces MSEPRTLLPPNATPLEAALERALARRLDELPTPIRDAWDADTIALDTLPWLAWAVGRRTWNADWPEAVRRAIVRDAIITARRLGTVQSVLDVIELVGGSQAFGGELDLVEWWQTEPKGEPGTFSVTLSIDPEDGPPPAAAFVDELIDEVSEAKPRSRHFTLTQALGFDGGIDVVGAVRPMAYARMEFAQRPPLILTIVTDDGDPVIDAGGATLFLEQ; encoded by the coding sequence ATGAGTGAGCCACGCACCCTGCTGCCGCCTAATGCCACGCCGCTGGAAGCCGCGCTCGAACGCGCGCTGGCCCGCCGCCTCGACGAGCTGCCGACGCCGATCCGCGACGCCTGGGACGCCGACACCATCGCTCTGGACACCTTGCCGTGGCTGGCGTGGGCTGTCGGTCGCCGAACTTGGAATGCCGACTGGCCCGAGGCGGTGCGCCGGGCGATCGTGCGCGACGCCATCATCACGGCCCGCCGCCTCGGCACCGTCCAGTCCGTGCTGGACGTGATCGAGCTGGTCGGGGGATCGCAGGCCTTCGGCGGCGAGCTGGACTTGGTCGAGTGGTGGCAGACCGAGCCGAAGGGCGAGCCGGGCACTTTCAGCGTCACCCTGTCGATCGACCCCGAGGACGGCCCGCCGCCCGCCGCCGCCTTTGTCGATGAGCTGATCGACGAGGTCAGCGAGGCCAAGCCCCGCAGCCGTCACTTCACCCTGACCCAGGCGCTGGGGTTCGACGGCGGCATCGACGTCGTCGGGGCGGTTCGGCCCATGGCCTACGCCCGGATGGAGTTCGCCCAGCGCCCACCGCTGATCCTGACCATCGTCACCGACGACGGCGATCCCGTGATCGACGCCGGTGGCGCGACCCTGTTCCTGGAGCAATAG
- a CDS encoding baseplate assembly protein, with translation MARTTIDLSRLPPPDAVEVIDHAALWEQVKADIIAEAPEAALVLELESDLFVKVGQAFAYRLMLKANDVNQAVRAVMPALATGADLDQISLRHGVQRLVLDAGNADLGIAPTYETDEALLRRFVLAPEGFSVAGPTGAYEFHALSADGEVKDASAGSPAPCEVVVTVLSHVEDGLASPELLAKVEAALSATTVRPLADFVTVQSATVTPYEVEAVIRTYAGPDPSVVMTAARQSVEAFVTKAHTLGRDINLSSLYAALTVEGVMRVDLISPVANIICDDTQAAFCTAITLTSGGVDE, from the coding sequence ATGGCCCGCACCACGATCGATCTGTCGCGTCTGCCACCGCCCGATGCCGTCGAGGTCATCGATCACGCCGCCCTGTGGGAGCAGGTCAAGGCCGACATCATCGCCGAGGCCCCCGAGGCCGCGCTGGTGCTGGAGCTGGAAAGCGACCTGTTCGTGAAAGTCGGGCAGGCCTTTGCCTATCGGTTGATGCTGAAGGCGAACGACGTCAACCAGGCGGTTCGGGCCGTCATGCCCGCCCTGGCGACCGGAGCCGATCTGGATCAGATCAGCCTGCGGCACGGCGTCCAGCGCCTGGTGCTCGATGCCGGGAATGCGGATCTCGGAATCGCCCCGACCTACGAGACCGACGAGGCCCTGTTGCGCCGGTTCGTGCTGGCCCCGGAGGGCTTCAGCGTCGCCGGTCCTACCGGGGCCTATGAGTTCCACGCCCTGTCGGCGGACGGCGAGGTGAAGGATGCCAGCGCCGGAAGCCCCGCGCCGTGCGAGGTGGTGGTCACTGTCCTGTCCCACGTCGAGGACGGCCTGGCGTCGCCCGAACTGCTGGCCAAGGTGGAAGCCGCCCTGTCGGCCACCACCGTCCGCCCGCTCGCCGACTTCGTCACCGTCCAGTCGGCGACCGTGACGCCTTATGAGGTCGAGGCGGTGATCCGGACCTATGCCGGTCCAGACCCAAGCGTCGTGATGACGGCCGCTCGCCAGTCGGTCGAGGCCTTTGTGACCAAGGCGCACACCCTCGGCCGAGACATCAACCTGTCCAGCCTCTACGCCGCCCTGACGGTCGAGGGCGTGATGCGGGTGGACCTGATCAGCCCGGTCGCCAACATCATCTGTGACGACACCCAGGCGGCCTTCTGCACGGCGATCACCCTGACATCGGGGGGTGTCGATGAGTGA
- a CDS encoding GPW/gp25 family protein, with translation MVAPVRLLSDYVGASAADGSTLSGFDHLLASLRDILSTPIGTRVMRPTYGCRSAERLGAPLNAATTADLVADTAEAIYQWEPRVTLKRVIVTKAAADGSAGLDLICDINGRSVRLEGLI, from the coding sequence ATGGTCGCCCCGGTCCGGCTTCTCAGCGACTATGTCGGAGCCTCGGCTGCCGATGGTTCGACCCTTAGCGGGTTCGATCATCTGCTGGCGTCGCTGCGCGACATCCTTTCCACCCCGATCGGCACGCGGGTTATGCGGCCGACCTATGGCTGCCGCTCGGCCGAGCGTCTGGGCGCGCCGTTGAACGCCGCGACGACGGCCGACCTGGTCGCCGACACCGCCGAGGCCATTTATCAGTGGGAGCCGCGCGTCACCCTGAAGCGGGTGATCGTCACCAAGGCAGCGGCGGACGGTTCGGCCGGCCTCGATCTGATCTGCGACATCAACGGTCGCTCGGTCCGCCTGGAAGGGCTGATCTGA
- a CDS encoding phage baseplate assembly protein V produces MSDAFAAADGANRQANLIRFGVITQVQPGPPTLARVQFEDTWVSDFLPVFQLASGSVRVWSVPVTGEQVCVLSPTGEPSVGVILRGLPCDAFPEASGEPHLTVIGQWHDGASDTYDAAEKARTIAIPAGGKLSLSVGVLTIRIEDGGITLDAGGAPAELVASKITLRGPVDLGGAGGQPVARVGDAVVAGKIAAGSASVKAV; encoded by the coding sequence ATGAGTGACGCCTTTGCCGCCGCTGACGGTGCCAACCGACAGGCCAACCTGATCCGCTTCGGAGTGATCACCCAGGTCCAGCCCGGACCGCCCACCCTGGCGCGGGTCCAGTTCGAGGACACTTGGGTGTCCGACTTCCTGCCGGTGTTTCAGCTGGCCAGCGGGAGCGTGCGCGTTTGGTCGGTGCCGGTGACGGGCGAACAGGTCTGCGTGCTGTCGCCAACGGGCGAGCCTTCGGTGGGCGTGATCCTGCGCGGCCTGCCCTGCGACGCCTTCCCCGAGGCGTCAGGCGAGCCCCATCTGACGGTCATCGGACAATGGCACGACGGCGCGAGCGATACCTATGACGCGGCCGAGAAGGCGCGGACCATCGCCATCCCGGCGGGCGGCAAGCTGTCCCTGTCGGTCGGAGTGCTGACGATCCGGATCGAGGATGGCGGCATCACCCTGGATGCGGGCGGCGCGCCCGCCGAGCTGGTCGCGTCCAAGATCACCCTGCGCGGGCCGGTTGATCTGGGCGGCGCGGGCGGCCAGCCCGTGGCGCGGGTCGGCGACGCGGTCGTGGCGGGCAAGATCGCCGCCGGTTCCGCCAGCGTGAAGGCGGTCTGA
- a CDS encoding phage virion morphogenesis protein: MSGAYVTQDLEGLAPMLARLNGLGDARRLGEGLANIGGLIESQTRERFDIRETPDGDPWAPWSKAYGETRKKGQTLLVASGAYRDSYAWDLTGDELRVGSNMVQAALLNFGGTEDMAPGPAAVPARQHLGLSADNIAQIEEAMGDWIEGMAQ, from the coding sequence ATGTCGGGAGCCTATGTCACCCAGGACCTAGAAGGTCTGGCCCCGATGCTGGCGCGTCTGAACGGGCTGGGCGATGCCCGCCGCCTGGGCGAAGGCCTGGCCAATATCGGCGGCCTGATCGAGAGCCAGACGCGCGAGCGGTTCGACATCCGCGAAACCCCGGACGGCGATCCCTGGGCTCCATGGTCGAAGGCCTATGGCGAGACCCGCAAGAAGGGCCAGACCCTGCTGGTCGCCAGCGGGGCCTATCGCGACAGCTATGCCTGGGACCTGACCGGCGACGAACTGCGCGTCGGGTCCAACATGGTCCAAGCCGCGCTGCTGAACTTCGGCGGCACCGAGGACATGGCCCCCGGCCCGGCCGCCGTGCCCGCTCGCCAGCATCTGGGTCTGTCGGCCGACAATATCGCCCAGATCGAGGAAGCCATGGGCGACTGGATCGAGGGGATGGCCCAATGA
- a CDS encoding gp436 family protein: MYATRDDLNAAFGPDQVERLAARPDVEDDAMTVARALSHADGVIDARLSVRFTLPLPTIPEVLRDIACDIAIARLASDATGLTDDLKRREDQAHASLKAISKGEMNLGLPAVTEGERPQPIVSSTGGKIFTRDQLRGF, from the coding sequence ATGTATGCCACGCGCGACGATCTGAACGCCGCCTTCGGACCCGATCAGGTCGAGCGGCTTGCCGCCCGGCCCGACGTCGAAGACGACGCGATGACCGTCGCGCGCGCGCTGTCGCATGCGGACGGGGTGATCGATGCGCGTCTGTCGGTGCGGTTCACCCTGCCGCTGCCCACGATTCCCGAGGTGCTGCGCGACATCGCCTGCGACATCGCGATCGCGCGCCTGGCGTCGGACGCCACCGGCCTGACCGATGATCTGAAGCGCCGCGAAGACCAGGCTCACGCCAGCCTGAAGGCGATCTCCAAGGGCGAGATGAACCTTGGTCTGCCTGCCGTCACCGAAGGCGAGCGGCCCCAGCCCATCGTGTCCTCGACCGGCGGCAAGATTTTCACCCGCGACCAGCTGCGGGGCTTCTGA
- a CDS encoding Mu-like prophage major head subunit gpT family protein, whose protein sequence is MQVTATALAALNTGFRNDFNGGLAGVKPLWEKVATRVTSTRSSNTYGWLGAWPGLRKWIGDRIVKRLSTSSYTIVNESYEETVAVPRTAIEDDEFGIYGPMMASMAQTVAEHPDELVFGLLKAGFTTPCYDGQNFFDEEHPVGDTLVSNMQAGAGEGWYLLDTRRPLKPLIFQDRKKPEFVAKTALTDENVFNAAEFVYGVDCRRAAGFGFWQLAFGSKAALTAENYEAAFEAMTSQRNEEGGVLNVRPTIIVVGPGNRAAAKKLFKAMLVEGGNTNTNYDDVEIVEAPWVG, encoded by the coding sequence ATGCAAGTGACTGCAACCGCACTGGCGGCCCTGAACACGGGCTTCCGCAACGACTTCAACGGCGGCCTCGCTGGCGTGAAGCCGCTTTGGGAGAAGGTCGCCACCCGTGTCACCTCGACCCGGTCGTCCAACACCTATGGCTGGCTGGGCGCTTGGCCCGGTCTGCGCAAGTGGATCGGCGACCGCATCGTCAAGCGGCTGTCGACCAGCAGCTACACCATCGTCAACGAAAGCTACGAGGAAACCGTCGCGGTCCCGCGCACGGCGATCGAGGACGATGAGTTCGGCATCTACGGGCCGATGATGGCCAGCATGGCCCAGACCGTGGCTGAACATCCGGACGAGCTGGTCTTCGGCCTGCTGAAGGCCGGGTTCACCACGCCCTGTTATGACGGGCAGAACTTCTTCGACGAGGAGCACCCGGTCGGCGACACCCTCGTCTCCAACATGCAGGCCGGTGCCGGTGAGGGCTGGTATCTGCTGGACACCCGCCGTCCGCTGAAGCCGCTGATCTTCCAGGACCGCAAGAAGCCTGAGTTCGTCGCCAAGACGGCCCTGACCGACGAAAACGTCTTCAATGCGGCCGAGTTCGTCTATGGCGTTGATTGCCGTCGCGCCGCCGGGTTCGGCTTCTGGCAGCTGGCGTTCGGCTCCAAGGCCGCCCTGACCGCCGAGAACTACGAGGCGGCGTTCGAGGCCATGACCTCGCAGCGCAACGAGGAAGGCGGCGTCCTGAACGTGCGGCCGACCATCATCGTGGTCGGTCCGGGCAATCGCGCGGCGGCCAAGAAGCTGTTCAAGGCCATGCTGGTCGAGGGCGGCAACACCAACACCAACTACGACGACGTCGAGATCGTCGAAGCCCCGTGGGTCGGCTGA
- a CDS encoding phage protease, whose amino-acid sequence MNKRSSTPSDIEPATLATGVQQIALNDEGDAPDWIELIPAGFDVIGRDGRAWINPSPEQVVADTPVASHPMPLDWEHSTEVRAPLGLDAPAAGWIEELMVREGGSIWGRVNWTVRGRAAVQGKPPEYRFVSPVFAFDKLTGVIRRLLSVALTNTPNLLLTALNRQSDGVGTDQPHREPPEKTLSIATQLAAVLGLAATATEAEIVTAVTEAKAANRPGSVDLTSYAPRADLTAAINRAETAEAALKARDAAEHEKAIETAISAAQDAGKITPDSADDYRAMCRVEGGLERFNQLVPKLPVIVGAAESRAANKAIETKAGSNLTDEERAVCRALGQDEATFKSTQQKAS is encoded by the coding sequence ATGAACAAGCGTTCGTCCACCCCTTCTGACATCGAACCGGCCACCTTGGCGACCGGCGTCCAGCAGATCGCCCTGAACGACGAAGGCGACGCCCCCGACTGGATCGAGCTGATCCCGGCCGGGTTCGACGTCATCGGCCGCGATGGCCGCGCCTGGATCAATCCCTCGCCCGAGCAGGTGGTGGCCGACACCCCGGTGGCTAGCCATCCCATGCCGCTGGATTGGGAGCACTCGACCGAGGTGCGCGCGCCGCTGGGCCTGGATGCCCCGGCTGCCGGTTGGATCGAGGAGCTGATGGTCCGCGAAGGCGGCTCGATCTGGGGCCGTGTGAACTGGACCGTCCGTGGCCGCGCCGCCGTCCAGGGCAAGCCGCCCGAATATCGGTTCGTCTCTCCCGTCTTCGCCTTCGACAAGCTGACCGGCGTGATCCGCCGTCTGCTGAGCGTCGCCCTGACCAACACCCCGAACCTGCTGCTCACGGCCTTGAACCGTCAATCCGACGGCGTGGGCACGGATCAGCCTCACCGCGAGCCCCCGGAGAAAACCTTGAGCATCGCAACCCAACTGGCCGCCGTCCTCGGATTGGCGGCCACCGCGACGGAGGCGGAGATCGTCACCGCCGTGACCGAGGCGAAGGCTGCCAATCGACCCGGCAGCGTGGACCTGACCAGCTATGCGCCGCGCGCCGACCTGACCGCCGCCATCAACCGCGCCGAAACGGCAGAGGCCGCGCTCAAGGCGCGTGACGCGGCCGAACACGAGAAGGCGATCGAGACCGCGATCAGCGCGGCCCAGGACGCGGGCAAGATCACGCCGGACTCGGCCGACGACTATCGCGCCATGTGCCGGGTGGAAGGCGGGCTGGAGCGGTTCAACCAGCTGGTGCCCAAACTGCCCGTGATCGTCGGTGCGGCCGAGAGCCGAGCCGCGAACAAGGCGATCGAGACCAAGGCCGGCTCAAACCTGACCGATGAGGAGCGGGCTGTCTGCCGCGCGCTCGGCCAGGACGAAGCCACCTTCAAATCCACTCAGCAGAAGGCGTCCTAA
- a CDS encoding thermonuclease family protein, giving the protein MFDPAIVVSGPAHVIDGDTLRIGEERVRLFGIDAPELAQMCGSVRCGVNAREWLVRRIAGRPVRCEGESRDRYRRVVAVCRIGRHDLARDMVQAGQAVAFRRYSEIYVGDETEARAARRGIWSLRFQLPHEWRRDRR; this is encoded by the coding sequence ATGTTCGATCCCGCCATCGTCGTTTCCGGACCGGCCCACGTCATCGACGGCGACACCCTGCGGATCGGCGAGGAACGGGTGCGCCTGTTCGGCATCGACGCGCCCGAGCTGGCGCAGATGTGCGGCTCCGTCCGCTGCGGGGTCAACGCCCGCGAATGGCTGGTGCGCCGGATCGCCGGGCGGCCTGTCCGGTGCGAGGGCGAGAGCCGCGATCGTTATCGACGGGTGGTGGCGGTCTGCCGGATCGGTCGCCACGACCTGGCCCGCGACATGGTCCAGGCCGGGCAGGCCGTCGCCTTCAGGCGCTATTCCGAGATCTATGTCGGGGACGAGACCGAGGCGCGGGCCGCGCGGCGGGGTATCTGGTCGCTGCGGTTCCAGCTGCCGCATGAGTGGCGGCGCGATCGACGCTGA
- a CDS encoding phage head morphogenesis protein produces the protein MADRPGFTFGSEPSPEVSAYLREKGDRPAFRWSEVWGQEHAHAFTVAKAVQADVLGTIRESLQWAIDQGVPYETWSRELKPELQRLGWWGQVAMADPATGEVRDRELGSPRRLRTIYDANLRSARAAGQWERSQRTKAVLPFWLYGLGPSVNHRPEHAAMEGVVRPVDDPVWDAWFPPNGWGCKCHLRQITRAEAERRGVTAPFEVQTKTYRRVRDDGSFERVQVPVGIDPGWHTNPGLNRSRTLMTNLTEHLASAGEPAARALMSDFWAGSMPEALAAQPAARAPNAKARRSLAPVAVMTEATRAALDASHPVAMVGSDYVAKIVDGHRRGARPTRPADFARVQAILDGGELVERRDRRGTYVMRMDDGLWTLTVNVTRQGEVVVLSLFAIDSDREERLRRRGKD, from the coding sequence ATGGCTGATCGCCCTGGCTTTACCTTCGGCAGCGAGCCCTCGCCCGAGGTCAGTGCCTATCTGCGCGAGAAGGGCGATCGTCCGGCGTTCCGATGGTCAGAGGTCTGGGGGCAGGAGCATGCCCATGCCTTCACCGTGGCCAAGGCGGTCCAGGCCGATGTGCTGGGCACCATCCGCGAGAGCCTTCAGTGGGCGATCGACCAGGGCGTGCCCTATGAGACCTGGTCGCGCGAGCTGAAGCCCGAGCTGCAACGCCTGGGCTGGTGGGGTCAGGTGGCGATGGCCGACCCGGCGACGGGCGAGGTCAGGGATCGGGAGCTGGGATCGCCGCGTCGCCTGCGCACTATCTATGACGCGAACCTGCGCAGCGCCCGCGCGGCCGGGCAGTGGGAGAGAAGCCAGAGGACCAAGGCTGTGCTGCCGTTCTGGCTCTATGGCCTCGGACCTTCGGTGAACCACCGGCCCGAGCATGCGGCGATGGAGGGTGTCGTTCGCCCGGTGGACGACCCGGTCTGGGACGCATGGTTTCCGCCCAATGGATGGGGCTGCAAATGCCATCTCCGGCAGATCACCAGGGCCGAGGCCGAGCGCCGGGGCGTCACCGCTCCGTTCGAGGTCCAGACGAAGACCTATCGCCGGGTGCGCGACGACGGCAGCTTCGAGCGGGTGCAGGTTCCGGTCGGCATCGATCCGGGCTGGCACACCAACCCCGGCCTGAACCGATCGCGCACCCTGATGACCAATCTCACCGAGCACTTGGCCTCGGCGGGCGAACCGGCGGCACGCGCCCTGATGTCCGACTTCTGGGCCGGGTCCATGCCCGAGGCCCTGGCCGCGCAACCGGCGGCGCGCGCGCCCAATGCAAAGGCGCGCCGGTCCCTGGCCCCGGTGGCCGTGATGACCGAGGCCACCCGCGCGGCCCTGGACGCATCGCACCCGGTCGCCATGGTGGGCAGCGACTATGTGGCCAAGATCGTGGACGGGCACCGGCGCGGGGCACGGCCCACACGCCCGGCCGACTTCGCCCGCGTGCAGGCCATCCTGGACGGCGGCGAGCTGGTCGAGCGGCGGGATCGGCGCGGAACCTATGTGATGCGGATGGACGACGGGCTGTGGACCCTGACCGTCAACGTCACCCGCCAGGGTGAAGTCGTGGTCCTGTCCCTGTTCGCGATCGACAGCGATCGGGAGGAGCGCCTGCGGCGACGTGGGAAGGACTGA